CGACCGCGATCGTCATGGAAGTCTCCTGTCGCTCGAAAGTGTGGTTCGACGGCCTTAGCATCCCGGGTACGGCGGGCCTACGGCATCTTCAGGATTGGCAAGAATGATGACCAAGAATGATGACGTAGACTCGCGCAGGAGGAGCGCAGGAAGTTGTAATGCAGCACCAGGAAGGCGCCGCATTTGGACAACGACGAGTTCATCCGCCTCACCGATCCGTTCCGGCGTGAGCTGCTGGCCCATTGCTACCGCCTACTGGGCTCGGTGGACGACGCCGAAGATCTGGTACAGGAGACCTACCTGCGCGCCTGGCGCTCGTACGGTGGGTTCGAGGGCCGGTCGTCGCTGCGCACCTGGCTCTATCGGATCGCGACCAACGCCTGCCTGACGGCGCTGCAAAGTCGCAGCCGGCGGGTGCTGCCGTCCGGCATCGGCGACCCTTGCGACGACCCCGACGCCCCGGCCGCCGAGGCCGGGTCGGAGATCCGGTGGCTACAGCCGCTGCCGGACGCGATGGTGAGCACCGACTCGGGGGATCCCGCCGCGATCGTCGCGTCGCGCGACCAGCTGCGGCTCGCGCTCATCGCATGCCTGCAACTGCTGCCACCGCAGCAGCGAGCGGTCCTCATTTTGCGGGACGTGCTCGCGTTTCCGGCGGCCGAGGTCGCCGCGATGCTCGACACCACGACCGCAGCCGTCCAGAGCGCGCTGCAACGGGCCCGGGCCCGGATCGACGACGTCGCGCCGGTCGCCGAGGAGGTCACCCCGCCCGAGGAGCCCCAACTGCGCGCGCTGCTCGACCAGTACGTCGCCGCGTTCGAGAACTCCGACCTGCCGGCCCTGGAAAAGGCGCTGCGCAAAGACGCCACCCTTGAAATGGTCGGGTCCACCACCTGGTTCAGCGGCAACGACACGTGCCTGCGGTTCGTCTCGCGGGTCCTCGGGTCCGCCGGCGACTGGCGGATGCTGCGGACCACGCTCAACGGACAGCCCGGCGTCGCCGCGTACCTCCGCGGTGCGGACGGCGCACTCCGCGCGTTCGGCGTCGCGGTGCTGGACATCACCCCCACCGGCATCGCCGGCATCGTGGTGTTCGGCGATCCACAATTGGTGACCCGTCTCGGGTTCCCGCCGGTGCCGCCGGCGGCCTGACGACCGGCCGGCCCGCACGCCCGGCGTGCCTGGGGAAATGCGCACCTTGAAAGTCGAGCGGGCGGCGCCGCGTGCGGCACGCTGGCGTCAACCTCGCGCGTTCCAATAATTCCGGCCGCCTCGTGGCGATGCGTTTCGGCGTCGGATCCGGTCTGTATTGGTGGGCCAGGTGGCGACGTCCCGTTGCCAGCTGTCCCCACCAACAGAACCGGTCAACCGGCCGAATACGGAAGGACAGCTATGCAGAACCATCGCGCCACCTGGACGCTCGTACTCGCGGCGTTCGGCGCGTTCCTGACCGCGCTGGACGTCGTCGTGGTGACCATGGCACTGCCAACGATCCAGACCCAGTTCGACGCCAGCCTGGCCGAGCTCGACTGGATCGTCAACGCGTACGCGCTGTCCTTCGCGGCCCTGCTGCTCATCGGCGCGGCGCTGGGCGACCGCTTCGGACGCCGCCGCATGTACGTGGTCGGCATCGTGATCTTCACCCTCGCCTCGGTGCTGGCCGCGCTGTCGACGAACGCCGGCATGTTGATCACCGCCCGCCTGGTGCAGGGCGTCGGGGCCGCGGTGCTCGCGCCGCTCTCGCTGACCCTCATCGTCGTCGCGTTCCCGCCGGCGAAGCTGAGCGGCGCGATCGGGATCTGGGCCGGCATCATGGGGCTGGGCGTGGCGATCGGCCCGGTAGTCGGCGGCGCGGTCGTCCAGGGCTTCGCCTGGGAGGCGATCTTCTGGCTGAACGTGCCCATCGGCGCCGTGGTCGCCGTGCTGTGCATGATGTTCCTGACCGAGAGCCACGGCGGCGCCCAGAGGCTGGACATCGTCGGCGTGGTACTGGCCGGTCTCGGCCTGCTCGGGCTGGCCTGGGCACCGGTGCGGGCGCCCGACGCCGGCTGGGGCAGCCTCGAGGTCATCGGCAGCCTCGCCGGCGGCGCCGTGCTGATGGTGCTGTTCGTCCTCTGGGAGCGGCGCTCGGACCATGCGATGCTCCCGGTCGCCTATTTCAAGATCCGCGGCTTCGTCGTAGCCAACACGGTGAGCTTCCTGCAGAACGTGTCGCTCATCGGTGCGGTATTCATGATCACGCAACTGATCCAGATCGGGCTCGGCCACGACCCGCTGTCGGCCGGGGCACGCATGCTGCCGTTGAGCCTCACGCCCCTGGTGGTCTCGCCCATCGCCGGGATGCTGGCCGGGCGATTGGGCGATCGACCGTTCCTCATCCTCAGCATGGCGCTGCACACGATCGGCCTGGTCTGGCTGGCGATCGTCGTGCAGGCCGGAGTCGACTACGTGTACCTGGTGCCGCCGTTCATCGTGGCCGGGGTCGGGCTGTCCATGGGCTTCCCGTCCATCGCGGCCATGGTGACCGGTTCCGTGCCACCGGAGGGGCAAGGCATCGCCTCGGGCACCCAGCGGGCGCTGGCCCAGGCCGGTGGCCTCTTCGGCGTGGCGATCGTCTCGGCGGTCTTCGCCTCGGCAGGTGGCTACGGGTCGGCGCAGAGCTTCATCGACGGATTCACCAAGGCCATGTGGGTGGCCGCGCTGGTGCCGGCCCTCGGGCTGCTCGTGGCGTTGTTCGCCCCGCGGCCCGCTCAAGTCGCGGCGCAGGCGGTGACGCCGCAGGCGGAGCCGGTGCGAAAGGAGGCGGTGTCGCCGCAGGCAAAACAGACGACGTAAGCAGAAAGGTGGAGCGCAATGGCAGGTACGGGCCGGCCGAGGGTCTCGGTCGTCATTCCCACGTACAACCGTCGTGATCTGCTCATCGAGACCCTGGGACACTTCACGCGGCAGAGCATTCCCGCCGACGAGTTCGAGGTCATCGTGGCGGACGACGGGTCGACCGACGACACGAAGGCCGTGGTGGATTCGTTCGCGGACCGGCTGAACATGAAATACACCTTCCAGGAGGATCAGGGGTTCCGGGCCGGCACGGCGCGCAACGCCGGGGCACGGCTGGCCGACGCACCGGTGCTGGTTTTCCTGGACACCGGGGAGATGGCCGGCCCGGACTACCTGAAACACCACCTCGCGGTGTACGCCGACGGGGGACGCCGGGCGGTGGTCGGGTACGGGTACGGCTACCAGTACGTGGAGTCGCTGTCGACCGTTCGCGAGATACTCGACCGGATGTCCCCCGAGGAGGTGATCGCCCACTTCAAGGACGACCCCACCTTCCTCGACGTGCGGCACGAGGAGTGGGCGAAGACCGGCTTCGAGCTGGGCGGCCGACCGATGCCGTGGCTGTACTACTGGTCGCTGAACTGCTCGGCGCGGCGCGACGACTTCTGGGCCGTGGGCGGGTTCGACGAGGAACTGCGGGGCTGGGGACCGGAGGATTTCGAGCTCGGCTACCGGCTGTACCGAAGCGGTGTGGAGCTGGTGCTGTCGCGCGACGCATGGGTGGTCGCCGCGCCGCACGAGCGGGACTGGCCGCGCAACTACCAGGAGGCCATGGTCAACCTGCAACGGATGATGCGCAGGTACGCCGATCCGGTCATGGAGGTCGGCTGGGGCATCACCAGCACTCAGACCGCGGGTGTGCTCTTCCCCTGGGAAGAGGAGTACCACGCGCTGACGGTCTGGCGCCGGAAGGTCCAGGACCTGGACGTCCACGACGAGATCGAGCAGGCGTTGCGGCAGATCCAGCCGGTCGGCCGGGTGGCCGTGCTGGGCTCGGGCGGCCGGGTGCCCGATGCGCTGCCGGCGGGCTCGATACTGCTGGACTTCGACAAGCAGCTGGCGGACCAGGCGGCCAGCGGCACCCCGCACTCCCGGTACCACACGATGGGGCTGCACGTACCGCTGGCGGACCAGAGCGCCGACACGGTCATCATCACCTCCCGGATGGCCGGGCTGTGGGACAAGTGGGGTGAGTTGGTGCTCGCCGAGGCTCGCCGCATCGGCCGCACCGTGCACACCGTCGACTTCGTCCACAAGTGACGGTGGACCGGCGGGCGGCCCGGGACCTAACGGTCCCGGGCTACCCGTACGCGCTGGTTCTCACTCGCTCGTCATGATGGAGAACAGCGCGCCGTGCGGGTCGGTCAGGGTGGCGAGGCGGCCGATGCCCGGCATGCTCTGCGCCGGGCTGACCACGGTGCCGCCCAGCTCGACCGCCTTGGCGACGGTCGCGTCCGTGTCCGGTGACTCGAAGTACGGCCGCCAGCCGACCGCCTCGCCGCCCTCCACCGGGGTGATGCCGCCGAACATGTCGTCCTCGCCGCCGGTGCTCGCGACGGCGTAGATGACGTCACCGATGGGCATGTCCTGGTAGGTCCAGCCGAGCACGCTCTGGTAGAAGGACCGCGCCCCGCCGGTGTCGGCGGTGTGCAGCTCGACCCAGCGCAGCGTGCCGGCCTCGTTCACCACGCCCACGCCGGGGACATCGCCCGGCTGCCACAGCGCGAAGGGGGCCCCGCCCGGGTCGGCGAACAGGCCCATGCGGCCCGCGGTCAGCACGTCGTACGGCTCGGTGAGGATCGCGCCGCCGGCCTGTGTCACGGCCTTCGCGCTGGCGTCCACGTCGCTGGTCGTGAAATACATCGTCCAGGACGGGGTGCCGCCCTCGGCGACCGGGCCGCCGGCGGCGACCGTACGGCCGTCGAGGTGGTAGAAGACGTACTCGGGCGCGTCCGGCCCGCCCGGCACCTCCCGCCAGCCGAAAAGGCCGGTGTAGAAGCGCGTGGTGGCCGCCGTGTCGGGCGAGCTGACGTCCAGCCAGTTCGGGCTGCCGGGGACGAACGAAGTGGTCAGCATGTCTGCTCCTCAAGGACTCGTGAATCGGCTCCATAAGGACAGACCAGGGCCGGGCCCGGAATTAATCGCGGACCGCGGAACCTCACTGCGCGGTGAACCCACCGTCCAGCGCGTACGCCTGCCCGGTGATGTATCCGGCCGAGTCGGACAGCAGGAAAGCCACCAGATCGGCGACCTCGGCGAGGGTGCACATCCGCGGGATCGGGTGGCCCTGCACCGCGCCGTTGAGCAACTCCTCGGGCAGCGGGTCGAGCAGTGCCGTGCGCACCATGCTCGGGCAGACCGCGTTGACCCGGATGTTGTCCCGCGCGTGCTCCAGCGCCGCGGCCTTGGTCAGCCCGACGATGGCGTGCTTGGTCGCGGTGTACAGCGACATCCCGGGCACCGCGATCAGGCTCATCACCGACGCGCAGTTGACGATCGCGCCGCCGCCGGACCGGGCCATCGCGGGCAGCTCGTACCGCAGGCTGTGCCAGCAGCTCTTCAGGTTCGTGTCGACCATCGCGCTCCACTCGGCCTCGTCGGTGGCCGCCAGCGGGACCGCGCCGCTGGCCATCGTGCCGGCGTTGTTGAACGCCAGGTCCAGGTGGCCGAACGTGTCCACGGCGGTGTCCACCACGGCGCGGACCGCGTCCCCGTCGGTGGCGTCCGCGACCACGAACACCGCCCGCCCCGGCTTTCCGGTCTCCTCCTCCACCTGCCGCACCAGCTCGGCGCCGCGGTCCTCGCGCCGGCCGCACGCCACGATCGAGGCACCGGAACGCGCCAGCAACAGCGCCGTCTCCCAGCCGATACCCGACGTCGCTCCGGTCACCAGGGCAACCTTGTCATCGAACGTGAATTGGGCCCTCATCCCACTGCTCCTTAGTTGTCGAGTGGTGTCGTGCCGGCACCGGTATTGGTGGGTCCCCCGCCACCGCGGCGTGGCGGGGGACCCGGGGGAAGGTGGTCAGAGATAGAACGTGTTGGGTTCGAGGCCGCACAGGACCCGGCCGTACAGCTCGTCGTTGGTGTCGGGATTCAGCAGCGCGTGCGTGTTCACCGCCTGGACGTCCCGGGCGATGCGCTGGATCGGCACGTCCGCGTAGATGGACGAGCCGCCGCTGGCCCGCGCGTAGAGGTCCACGGCGTCGCGGGCCAGCCGGCACACCGCGCCGAGGTCGGCTCGCGCCTGGGCCCGCTCCAGCAGCGTCCACGGCGCCGACGCGGCGCACTTGCTGTCCACCAGATCCGCCAGCCGGTGCGCGTGGAAGTCCGCCTCGTCGACGCGGTGCGCGGCCTCGGCCACGTGCAGGTGGGTCACCGGCGCCTCGCGCTGGCTCTCGTACGCGGTGTAGGTGATTTTGCGGTCGGGCAGCCGCTCGAAGAACGCCTCGCGGGCGGCGCGGGCCAGGCCGAGCACGGTGCCGACCGACGAGGCCGCGGCCACCGGCAGTAAGGGTGCCCGGAGCATCGCGATATCGCTGGCCAGATGTCCAGAAAGGACGGTGGGCAGCGGGAGCACCCGCTCGGCGGGGACGAACACGTCCTCGGCCACCGTGGTGACGCTGCCGGTGCCGCGCATGCCCGAGGTGTGCCAGTCGTCGACGATGCGCAGATCCGACATCGGCACCAACGCCATGACCGGCCGCGGCTCCCCTCCGGACCCGGGACGACGGCGATGATCTCCTGCCAGTGGCTGTGCAGCGCGCCGGTGATGAATCCCCACTTGCCGTTGACCCGGAAGCCGCCGTCGACCGGGATCGCCATGCCGCCGGGGCTCAGCGTCCCGCACACCCGCACGTCCGCGGTGCCGAAGACCTCCTTCTGCACCGGCTCCGGGAACAGACACACCATCCAGGTGGGGATCCAGTACACCGCGGCCGTCCAGGCCAGCGATCCGTCCGCCCGGCCCAGCTCGACGGCCACGTCGACCAGGGTGGCGGTGTCCGACTCGTACCCGCCGTGCCTGGCCGGCACCCTCATCTTGAACAGTCCGGCCTCGGCCAGCGCCTCGACCTGCTCGTCATGCAGCCGGCGATGCTCCTCCGTCCAAGCGGCGTGCTTGCCGAGCACCGGCACCAGCTCGGATATCCGCCGGACGAGGTCCTGGCGGGCGGGTACGTCCGCGGTCAACACAACTTGCCTCCCGGATAAGAGACTTGCGAACTTCGACTGGTCAGACCGTCCCATCTGGACCCGGTCACCGGCATCTCTGACGTTGCCCGGTTGAACGGGGATCTAGCTACACCGGGATCCGGCCGACGTTCAGCATGTCGATCATCGCGGGACCGGTGTCGTACGCGGTGACGCCGCCGTCCACGGTCAGGCAGGCGCCGGTGACCATCCGGGCGGCGTCGCTGGCCAGGTAGACGGCGGCGCCCGCGAGGTCGGCCGGCTCGCCCCAGCGGCCCGCGGGCACGCTGCGGATCAGCTCGTCGGCCAGGCCGGGGTTGCCGGCGAAGCTGCGGGTCAGCTGCGTCCGGGTCCAGCCCGGTGCGATCACGTTCACCCGTACGCCGTGGGCCGCCCACTCCACCGCGAGCGTGCGGGTCAGCGAGATGACCCCGGCCTTGGCCACCGCGTACGGCGAGAGCATCGGGACACCGTTGTAGCCACCCACCGACGCCACGTTGATCACCGAACCGCCGCCGCGGCCGGTCAGGTGCCCGCCGACCGCCCGGCACATGTGCGCCACCGAGTCCAGGTTGGTGCGCAGGATCTGCGTCCAGTCCTCCGGCGTCATGTCCAGGAACGGTCCGACGTGCGCGAAGCCGCCGGCGTTGTTGACCACGATGGCGATGTCGCCGAGTTCGTCCCGCGCCGCGGTGACGGCCTGCTCGATCTCCTCGGGGCGGTCGATGTCGCAGGTGAGCACCGCGGCCCGCCGGCCCAGCGCCTGAATCTCCTTCGCCACCTCGGTCAGCGCGTCGGTGCCGCGGGCCAGCACGGCGACGTCGGCGCCCGCCTCGGCCAGCCCCAGCGCGATGGCCCGGCCGATGCCCCGGGACGCGCCGGTGACGATCGCGGTCTTGCCGTCCAAATTGAACACGTGGGTACTCCCTTCCGTCGATCGATTGTCGCCTCGCGCGCCCCAGGCGCCACGTCTTCGTGCATGCGCGGCCACGCACGCTCGGAGATGCACGGCGGCGCGCCGGAACAGCAAGATTCAGGGTGCGCACCCTCCGAAACCGCCATCCGAAGGGAAAGCACCATGACCAACGCCGTCTCCGCCATCCGCCCGGAAGATGAGAAGGCAGTACGCGAAATCGTCCAACGCATCACCCTGTCGTGGAACGAGAACGACGCCGACCGGCTGTCCACCGTCTACACCGAGGACGCCTCCATCGTGTTACCCGGCGCCCATCTGAAGGGCCGCTCGAACATCCGCGACTGGATGGCCGAGGCGTTCGACGGCAAGTGGAAGGGCACCCGCGTGCTCGGCTCCCCGCTGGAGCTGCGGTACATCCGGGACGACGTCATGCTGCTCATCTCACAGGGCGGCGCGTACCCGCCGGGCGCCACCGAGGTCCCGGTCGAGCACGCGATCCGCGGCATCTGGGTGTTCGTCAAGCAGGACGGTGAGTGGATCATCACGGGCTACGGGAACACGCCGGTACGCGCCGCGATCCCGCTGCCGGACGGGCACAAGTGAGCCAGCCGGTGGGCAGTGTCCACGTGGGTGAGCGGGCCCTGGTCCTGGGCGGCAGCATCGCCGGGCTGTTCGCCGGCCAGGCGCTCGCCGAGGCGTACCGGGAGGTTGTCGTCGTCGACCGGGACCGGCCGACGGCCGCGACCGGGACGCGGCGCGCGACCCCGCAGGCGTTTCACGCGCACGCGCTGCTCGCCCGCGGGCAGCGCGCCATCGAGGACCTGTTCCCCGGCATCACGCAGGAGTGCCAGGCGGCCGGGGTGCCGACCGGCGACGTGGGGGCCGATCTGCGCTGGGTGATCAACGGCCGGCGGCTCCCGCCGATGCGTACCGGGTTGGTCTGCCTGGCCACCCCGCGGACCGTGCTGGAGCAGCACGTCCGGGCCCGGGTGCTGGCCCTGCCCAACGTCACCCTGCGCGAGGGCCACGAGGTGCAGGAACTGGTCACCACCCCGGACGGCCGCCGGGTGACCGGGGCACGGCTGTTCGACTTGGTCGGCGGGGAGTCGCGGGTGCTCCCCGCCGACCTCGTCGTCGAGGCCACCGGCCGGGGCTCGCGGCTGCCGCTGTGGCTGGCGGGGCTGGGCTACCGGCCGCCGGCGGAAGAACGGATCAAGATCGGGCTCGGGTACGCGACCCGCCACTACCGGCTGCCGCTGGGCCTGCTCGGCACGGATCTGGCGTACATCGTGGCGCAGACGCCGAGCCATCCGCGCGGCGCGGTGCTCGCCCGGGAGCGGGCCCTGCCGGACGGCGGCGAGCGGTACGTGCTCTCGCTCAACGCCCACCTCGGCGACCATCCGCCGACCGACCCGGACGGCTTCCTGGCGTACGCCCGGACGGTGCCGGTGCCGGAGATCTACGAGGCGGTACGCGGGGCGGAACCGCTCGACGAGATCCGCTCCTACCGCTTCCCGAGCAGCCTGTGGCGGCACTACGAGCGGCTGACCCGGTTTCCGGACGGCCTGCTCGTCATGGGCGACGCGCTGGCCAGCCCCAACCCGGTGTACGCACAGGGCAACACGATCACCGCCGTGGAGGCGCTCGTGCTGCGCGGCCAGTTGCGCCGCGGCGGCGAGCCCCGGCCGGTCGAGTTCTTCGCCGAGGCCGCCCCGATCGTCCGGGCCGCCTGGGACGTCAACGTCTTCGGCGACCTGGCGTACCCCGGGATCCCCGGCCGCCGTACCCCGAAGACCCGGCTGGCCTCCGCGTACCTGTCTCATGTGCACCGCGCGGCCGTGCACGACCCGGCGGTGGCGGAGTCGTTCCTGCGGGTGGCCGGCCTGATCGACGGACCGCAGGCCCTGCTGGGACCGCGCATGGTGGCGCGGGTGCTGCGCCGCAGCCGCCGCCCGGGACCGCGCCCTACCCCCGCCGCCATCCACTCGTGACACTCGCGAAAGGTGAGCCATGGAGAGCAACGGCTGCCCGTACGTCATCGACCGTACCGGGAGCGATGTCCAAGCCGAGGCGGCGCGGCTGCGCGAGCTCGGCCCGGCGGTCCAGGTCGAGCTGCCCGGTGGGGTGCTGGCCTGGTCGGTCACCAGCTACGCGCTGGCCAAACAACTCTTCGCCGACCCGCGGGTGGCCAAGGACCCGCGCCGGCACTGGCCGGCGTTCATCGACGGCGAGATCGGCGACGACTGGCCCCTGATCAGCTGGGTGAAGATGGACAGCATGACCCTTGTGGACGGTGAGGATCACCGCCGCCTGCGGGGGTTGGTGGCGCCGGACTTCGGCCCGCGCCGCATCGAGGCGCAGCGCCCGCTGGTCGAGCGCATCGTCGCCGACCTGCTCGACCGGCTCGCCGAACACCCCGCCGGCCATCCGGTCGACCTGCGGGCGAACTTCGCCGCGCAGCTGCCGGCGCGGATGATCTGCGAGATCTTCGGCGTGCCCGAGGAGGCCCGGCCCGAGGTGCTGCGCGGCCTGGAACTCGCCGTCGACACCACGCTGCCGCCCGAGCAGGCGGCGGCCAACGTCCGCAACTGGCACCTGGCGCTGCAGCAGCTGGCCGCCGCCAAGCGCGCGGCCCCGGCCGACGACATGACCAGCCGCCTCGTGCAGGCCCGCGACGAACGGGCCCAGCTCAACGACTCGGAACTGGTCGGCACGATGTTCAACGTCCTCGGCGCGGGTTCGGAGACGGTGATGAACCTGCTGACCAAGGCCGTCGTCGCGCTGCTGACCCTGCCGGAGCAGCGGGAGCTGCTGGCGACCGGCAAGGCGTCCTGGTCCGACGTCATCGAGGAGACGCTGCGGGTGGAGGCGCCGATCGCCCAGCTCCCGCTACGCTTCGCCGCCGACGACATCGAGCTCGACGGCATCACCATCCACAAGGGAACGCCGATCCTGATGTGCCTGGCCGGCGCCGGCCGCGATCCGCACCGGTACGGCGCCGGCGCGGACGAGTTCGACCTGACGAGGGCCGACAAGGAGCACCTGTCGTTCGGGTACGGCGCCCACTTCTGCATCGGCGCCGCGCTGGCCCGGCTGGAGGCGTCGGTGGCGCTGCCCGCACTCTTCGACCGCTTTCCGGAGCTGACCCTCGCGGTCCCGCCGGACCAGCTGGAGCCGCCCGGCACCTTCATCATGAACGGGCTCCGGTCGCTGCCGGTGTACCTGGCCGGACAGCCTGTTGGCTGATTCTGACACACGGTCATCGATGCACATCCGGTCATCGATTCACGTCCGACATTAGGAGGAAACGTGTCCGTCAACCGCCTGCGTTCGGCCCTCGTGGTCGCCGGTGCCGCCACGGCGCTGCTGATCGGCGCGGCCGGGGTCGCGCCCGCCGCCAGCGCGGCCGCCTGCCCATCGCGCTCCCTGTGCCTGTACGAGGGCACCAACTTCACCGGTGACATGTTTCCGGTGACCTCGCTCAACCCGAGCGGGACCTGCGTCAGCCTGGTCGACCACGGGTGGGGCGACCGCGCCCACTCCGCGGTCAACACGCACAACAACAGCGCCGCCATGTTCATGAACGACGACTGCATCGGCGGCCCGTACCAGGTGCCCGGCAAATCCAGCCTGCCCAACTTCGGCAGCTTCACCCCGGAGAGCGTCTGGGTCCCGTTCTCCTGACACAGCGACAATGCCGCCGCGGAGCCGATCGGCTCCGCGGCGGTTCTCTGTGGCGGAAAGAGAGATGCGGGCCGGTCCGCGCCTGCGTTACGCGGACCGGCCCGCTCGCCGCGGCCCGGGGCGGTAGAAGCTCCGGGCGCGGCGTACCGGTCAAAGCTGGGATGACGAGCCGAGCATGCGGGCGAAGGCGCGCACGTCGGCGATGTACAGGTCCGGCTCCTCCAGCGCGGCGAAGTGCCCGCCCCGGCTGAACTCGCTCCACCGCACGATGGTGGCCAGGTAGTGCTCGGCCAGGCGGCGCAGCGGCTGGAACGGGTCGTGCGGGAACACGGCCACGCCGGCCGGCACCCGCACCGGCTCCGGCCGCTGGCCGGCGGCGGCCGCGCGCATGCCGGCGGCGCCCTCGTAGTAGAGCGCCGCGGAGCTGCCGGCCGTCGCGGTGAACCAGTAGATCGCCACCGTGGTCAGCAGGCGGTCCCGGTCGACCGCGTCCTCCGGCACCTCCTTGGCGTCGGTCCACTCCTTGAACCGCTCCACGATCCAGGCCAGCTGGCCCACCGGCGAGTCGGTCAGCGCGTACGCCAGCGTCTGCGGCCGGGTGGCTTGCAGCTTCATGTAGCCGGACAGTTCCGCGTCGAACCGCCCCATGCGGGCCAGCCGCTCCTGATCCGACTCGGAGAGGTAGGCCAGCTCGGTCGGGTCACCGGAGGGAAACGTCATGAGCATGTTGACGTGCAGACCCGCGACGTGGTCCGGGGCGATCCGGGCCAGTTCCTGCGAGATGACCGCGCCGGCGTCGCCGCCCTGGGCGATGTAGCGGTCGTAGCCCAGCCGCCGCATCAGCTCCGCCCAGGCGGGCGCGATGCGCCCGGCGTGCCAGCCCGGCGCCGCGGGCCCGGAGAAGCCGAAGCCGGGCGGGCTGGCGATGACCAGATGGAACGCGTCGGCCGGGTCGCCGCCGTGCGCGGCCGGGTCGGTCAACGGCCCGATCACGTCGAGGAACTCGGCGACCGAGCCCGGCCAGCCATGGGTGATGATCATGGGTCGGGCGTCCGGTTCGGGCGAGCGCACGTGCAGGAAGTGCACGGTCGCGCCGTCGATCTCGGTGACGAACTGGGGGTACCGGTTCAGCTCCGCCTCGGCGGCCCGCCAGTCGTACCGGGTGCGCCAGTACTCGGCCAGCTCGCGCAGGTAGGCCACCGGCACCCCGCGGTCCCAGGTGTCGTCGCCGAGCGGTTCCGGCCACCGCGTGTTCGCCAGCCGGCGCGCGAGGTCGTCGAGGTCCGCCTGCGGGATGTCGATTGTGTACGGTCGCATGGGTGTCCTCTCTGGACGGTCGGTCTGTCAGGTGGACGCGGTGACCCGCCCGGCCGGCGTG
This genomic stretch from Phytohabitans rumicis harbors:
- a CDS encoding epoxide hydrolase family protein, whose product is MRPYTIDIPQADLDDLARRLANTRWPEPLGDDTWDRGVPVAYLRELAEYWRTRYDWRAAEAELNRYPQFVTEIDGATVHFLHVRSPEPDARPMIITHGWPGSVAEFLDVIGPLTDPAAHGGDPADAFHLVIASPPGFGFSGPAAPGWHAGRIAPAWAELMRRLGYDRYIAQGGDAGAVISQELARIAPDHVAGLHVNMLMTFPSGDPTELAYLSESDQERLARMGRFDAELSGYMKLQATRPQTLAYALTDSPVGQLAWIVERFKEWTDAKEVPEDAVDRDRLLTTVAIYWFTATAGSSAALYYEGAAGMRAAAAGQRPEPVRVPAGVAVFPHDPFQPLRRLAEHYLATIVRWSEFSRGGHFAALEEPDLYIADVRAFARMLGSSSQL
- a CDS encoding peptidase inhibitor family I36 protein is translated as MSVNRLRSALVVAGAATALLIGAAGVAPAASAAACPSRSLCLYEGTNFTGDMFPVTSLNPSGTCVSLVDHGWGDRAHSAVNTHNNSAAMFMNDDCIGGPYQVPGKSSLPNFGSFTPESVWVPFS
- a CDS encoding cytochrome P450 family protein, which produces MESNGCPYVIDRTGSDVQAEAARLRELGPAVQVELPGGVLAWSVTSYALAKQLFADPRVAKDPRRHWPAFIDGEIGDDWPLISWVKMDSMTLVDGEDHRRLRGLVAPDFGPRRIEAQRPLVERIVADLLDRLAEHPAGHPVDLRANFAAQLPARMICEIFGVPEEARPEVLRGLELAVDTTLPPEQAAANVRNWHLALQQLAAAKRAAPADDMTSRLVQARDERAQLNDSELVGTMFNVLGAGSETVMNLLTKAVVALLTLPEQRELLATGKASWSDVIEETLRVEAPIAQLPLRFAADDIELDGITIHKGTPILMCLAGAGRDPHRYGAGADEFDLTRADKEHLSFGYGAHFCIGAALARLEASVALPALFDRFPELTLAVPPDQLEPPGTFIMNGLRSLPVYLAGQPVG